The Leptidea sinapis chromosome 15, ilLepSina1.1, whole genome shotgun sequence genome window below encodes:
- the LOC126968319 gene encoding cytochrome P450 6B2-like — protein MFLLVFAAFLIAVYFYGTRNFNYWKKKGIKYDEPIIFFGSNLTHIINKHSLSERFAELHNRYPGEKFVGYFESNNPALLVRDPELVKTILVTDFKHFHRRGVSPHKEDKEPLLKNLFTVDGDAWKLLRQRMTPAFSSAKLKAMFPLIVERTERLLKIIDNIADTGVEVDVRDLMARYTTDFIGACGFGIDSKSLDDENSDFRKLGKRIFQYTTRDILVHLLKRTFPNFDILKNLYFFAPEIEKKTVSLVQQIMRQRNYMPSGRNDFIDMMLELKQKGKMVGESVDKRNPDETPKIVELELDDKLLAAQVFIFFAAGFETSSSSSSFLLHQLAFHPDEQEKVQKEIDDVLAKYDGKLSYDAVKDMKYLEMAYKESNRVFASPGFLMRKTSTKYTFPGTDLTVEPYTGIVISTQAFYADENFFEDPKSYKPLRFHPDNADKLAKSIYMPFGDGPRSCIGERLGIMQSLAGVAALLRHFSVSPSKSTKRYPSIDPTSTIIQNVLGGLPLALTRRKKVQ, from the exons ATGTTTCTCCTAGTGTTCGCCGCATTTCTGATCGCTGTGTACTTCTACGGCACTAGAAATTTCAACTATTGGAAGAAGAAGGGTATAAAATATGATGAACCAATCATATTCTTCGGCAGTAACCTTACCCATATTATCAATAAGCACAGCTTGTCCGAGAGATTTGCGGAGCTACACAACAGGTACCCAGGGGAAAAATTCGTTGGATACTTCGAGTCGAACAACCCAGCACTTCTTGTGAGGGACCCTGAACTGGTAAAGACAATATTGGTAACAGATTTCAAGCACTTTCATCGTCGAGGTGTTAGCCCCCATAAGGAGGATAAAGAGCCTCTTCTAAAGAATTTGTTTACAGTAGACGGTGACGCTTGGAAGCTACTGCGTCAAAGAATGACTCCTGCTTTCTCGAGCGCGAAATTGAAAGCCATGTTTCCTCTTATCGTAGAACGAACAGAgaggttattgaaaattattgataatatcGCTGACACTGGAGTAGAAGTAGACGTAAGAGACCTGATGGCAAGATATACAACAGATTTCATCGGCGCGTGTGGATTTGGCATTGATTCCAAATCCTTGGATGACGAAAATTCAGATTTTAGAAAGCTAGGAAAACGTATATTTCAATATACAACCAGAGACATTCTAGTACACCTGCTAAAAAGAACATTCCCGAATTTTGATATACTTAAAAACCTGTACTTTTTCGCTCCcgagattgaaaaaaaaactgtctcCTTAGTGCAACAAATTATGAGGCAAAGGAATTATATGCCATCGGGTAGAAACGATTTTATAGATATGATGTTGGAGCTAAAGCAAAAAGGCAAAATGGTTGGAGAGTCTGTGGACAAGAGAAATCCTGATGAAACACCTAAAATTGTAGAGTTAGAACTGGATGACAAGTTATTAGCTGCTCAAGTGTTTATATTCTTTGCTGCTGGATTTGAAACATCGTCGTCTTCAAGTAGTTTCCTTCTTCATCAATTGGCGTTTCACCCAGATGAACAAGAAAAAGTACAAAAGGAAATTGACGATGTTTTGGCAAAATATGATGGCAAGCTTTCCTACGATGCTGTGAAGGACATGAAATATTTAGAGATGGCTTACAA ggAAAGCAATCGCGTCTTTGCTTCACCGGGATTTTTAATGCGCAAAACATCAACGAAATACACATTTCCTGGCACCGACTTAACAGTAGAACCCTACACTGGCATCGTGATATCAACTCAAGCTTTCTACGCTGATGAGAACTTTTTTGAAGACCCGAAGTCGTATAAGCCGTTGAGGTTCCATCCTGACAATGCTGATAAGTTGGCTAAGAGTATTTATATGCCATTTGGAGACGGGCCCAGATCTTGTATAG gtGAGCGTCTTGGGATCATGCAGTCTTTAGCCGGCGTTGCCGCTCTTCTCAGACATTTTTCTGTCTCTCCATCCAAAAGCACTAAGAGATACCCCTCTATAGATCCGACATCCACTATCATACAGAATGTTCTAGGCGGCCTTCCGCTTGCGTTGACAAGGAGAAAGAAAGTTCAGTAA